In Pseudomonas hamedanensis, a single window of DNA contains:
- a CDS encoding PqiC family protein, protein MTALRPLILLLAGVLGLAGCSVHQPVSLYQLDSGSPVQPAQSAGMAVLLGPVVVADYLQRETLLQRQPDGSLQAATDGRWAGSLSSDIDQLLMRQVAGHLDSQRVVLAPATTGFTPDVQVLLTITRLDSGQKQPAILDAQWRLIDRRGQVRDNRIIHLQELHAGSTASQVQAQGILLQRLAEQLSVALKPLANQPPVAEAPRKAPPKPAAPATDAEKQPKIPMASPIRTDMEVFRF, encoded by the coding sequence ATGACTGCTCTACGCCCCCTTATTTTGTTGCTCGCCGGCGTTCTGGGCCTGGCGGGTTGCAGCGTTCACCAGCCGGTGTCGCTGTATCAGCTGGACAGCGGAAGTCCGGTTCAGCCTGCGCAAAGCGCGGGCATGGCGGTTTTGCTGGGGCCGGTAGTCGTTGCCGATTACCTGCAACGCGAGACGCTGCTGCAACGCCAACCGGACGGCAGCCTGCAAGCGGCGACCGACGGTCGCTGGGCGGGCAGCCTTTCGTCGGATATCGATCAATTGCTGATGCGGCAGGTCGCCGGTCATCTGGATAGCCAGCGTGTGGTGCTGGCACCTGCCACGACTGGTTTCACCCCGGATGTGCAAGTGTTGCTGACCATCACGCGTCTGGATTCCGGGCAGAAACAACCGGCGATTCTCGATGCGCAGTGGCGTCTGATCGACCGCCGTGGTCAGGTGCGTGATAACCGCATCATTCATTTGCAGGAGCTGCACGCCGGCAGCACCGCTTCGCAGGTGCAGGCCCAAGGGATTTTGCTGCAGCGGCTGGCCGAGCAACTGTCGGTAGCGCTCAAGCCCTTGGCCAACCAGCCACCCGTGGCCGAGGCACCGCGCAAAGCGCCACCAAAACCCGCAGCGCCGGCGACCGACGCCGAGAAGCAGCCAAAGATTCCGATGGCTTCGCCGATTCGTACCGATATGGAAGTGTTTCGCTTCTAA
- the parC gene encoding DNA topoisomerase IV subunit A, translated as MSNPLDLSLDGVERRSLADFTESAYLNYSMYVIMDRALPHIGDGLKPVQRRIVYAMSELGLDADSKHKKSARTVGDVLGKFHPHGDSACYEAMVLMAQPFSYRYTLVDGQGNWGAPDDPKSFAAMRYTEARLSRYSEVLLSELGQGTADWGPNFDGTLQEPLVLPARLPNILLNGTTGIAVGMATDVPPHNLREVATACVRLLDEPKATVEQLCEHIQGPDYPTEAEIITPRADLLKMYETGKGSVRMRAVYHVEDGDIIVTALPHQVSGAKVLEQIAALMQAKPSKAPQIADLRDESDHENPCRIVIIPVNSRVDHEALMQHLFASTELESTYRVNINIIGLDGKPQLKNLRALLVEWLEFRVLTVRRRLQFRLDKVERRLHLLDGLLIAYLNLDEVIHIIRTEEHPKAKLIERFALSEIQADYILDTRLRQLARLEEMKLRDEQDELLKEQAKLQALLGSEAKLKKLVRTELLKDAETYGDDRRSPIVERAEAKALTEHDLLPNEKVTVVLSEKGWVRSAKGHDIDATGLSYKAGDGFKTSAAGRSNQFAVFIDSTGRSYSVAAHTLPSARGQGEPLTGRLTPPPGASFECVLMPEDDSLYVIASDAGYGFVVKGEDLQAKNKAGKALLSLPNNAKVIAPRPVADREHNWLASVTTEGRLLIFKISDLPQLGKGKGNKIIGISGERVASREEYVTDIAVLPEGATLVLQAGKRTLSLKADDLEHYKGERGRRGNKLPRGFQRVDALLVENLN; from the coding sequence ATGAGCAATCCCCTTGATCTCAGCCTGGACGGCGTAGAACGCCGCTCGCTGGCTGACTTCACCGAAAGTGCCTACCTCAACTACTCCATGTACGTGATCATGGACCGCGCGCTGCCACATATCGGCGACGGCCTGAAACCGGTACAGCGGCGTATCGTCTACGCCATGAGCGAGCTGGGGCTGGACGCCGATTCCAAGCACAAGAAGTCGGCGCGTACCGTCGGTGACGTGCTCGGCAAGTTCCACCCCCACGGCGACTCGGCGTGCTACGAGGCGATGGTACTGATGGCGCAGCCGTTCAGCTATCGCTACACGCTGGTCGATGGCCAGGGCAACTGGGGGGCGCCGGACGATCCGAAGTCCTTCGCCGCCATGCGTTACACCGAAGCGCGGCTGTCGCGTTATTCCGAAGTGCTGCTCAGCGAACTCGGTCAGGGCACGGCTGACTGGGGCCCGAACTTCGACGGCACCCTGCAGGAGCCGTTGGTGTTACCGGCGCGTTTGCCGAACATTCTGCTCAACGGCACCACCGGCATCGCCGTGGGTATGGCCACCGACGTGCCGCCGCACAACCTGCGTGAAGTCGCCACTGCCTGCGTGCGCCTGCTCGATGAGCCGAAAGCCACGGTAGAACAGCTCTGCGAACACATTCAGGGCCCGGATTATCCGACCGAAGCGGAAATCATCACGCCGCGCGCCGACCTGCTGAAAATGTACGAAACCGGCAAGGGCTCGGTTCGCATGCGCGCCGTGTACCACGTCGAAGACGGCGACATCATCGTCACCGCGCTGCCGCATCAGGTCTCCGGGGCCAAGGTGCTGGAGCAGATCGCTGCGCTGATGCAGGCCAAACCGTCGAAGGCGCCGCAGATCGCCGACCTGCGCGACGAATCCGACCACGAAAACCCGTGCCGTATCGTGATCATCCCGGTCAACAGCCGCGTCGACCACGAAGCGCTGATGCAGCATCTGTTCGCCAGTACCGAGCTGGAGTCGACCTACCGGGTCAACATCAACATCATTGGTCTGGACGGCAAGCCGCAGCTGAAAAACCTGCGCGCGCTGCTGGTCGAATGGCTGGAATTCCGCGTGCTGACCGTGCGGCGGCGCCTGCAATTCCGCCTCGATAAGGTTGAGCGTCGTCTGCACCTGTTGGACGGTTTGCTGATCGCTTACCTCAATCTGGATGAAGTGATTCACATCATCCGTACCGAGGAACACCCGAAAGCCAAGTTGATCGAGCGTTTCGCCCTGAGCGAGATTCAGGCCGACTACATCCTCGACACCCGTCTGCGCCAGTTGGCGCGACTGGAAGAGATGAAGCTGCGCGACGAGCAGGACGAACTGCTCAAGGAGCAAGCCAAGCTGCAAGCCCTGCTGGGCAGCGAAGCCAAGCTGAAGAAGCTGGTGCGCACCGAGCTGCTCAAAGACGCCGAAACCTATGGCGATGACCGCCGTTCGCCAATCGTCGAGCGCGCCGAAGCCAAGGCATTGACCGAGCACGATCTGCTGCCGAACGAGAAAGTTACCGTCGTGCTGTCGGAAAAAGGCTGGGTACGTTCGGCCAAGGGCCATGACATCGACGCCACCGGCCTCTCCTACAAGGCGGGCGACGGCTTCAAGACCTCGGCAGCGGGGCGCTCCAACCAGTTTGCCGTATTCATCGACTCCACCGGTCGCAGTTATTCGGTCGCCGCGCACACGTTGCCGTCGGCCCGTGGCCAAGGCGAACCGTTGACCGGTCGTCTGACGCCGCCACCGGGCGCGAGCTTCGAATGCGTGCTGATGCCGGAAGATGATTCCCTGTACGTGATCGCTTCCGATGCCGGTTACGGCTTCGTGGTCAAAGGTGAAGACCTGCAAGCCAAGAACAAGGCCGGCAAGGCCCTGTTGAGCTTGCCGAACAACGCCAAAGTCATCGCGCCGCGCCCGGTCGCCGACCGCGAACACAACTGGCTGGCCTCGGTCACGACCGAAGGTCGCCTGCTGATCTTCAAAATCAGCGATCTGCCACAATTAGGTAAGGGCAAAGGCAACAAGATCATCGGTATTTCCGGTGAGCGCGTGGCCAGCCGCGAAGAATATGTCACGGACATCGCAGTCCTGCCGGAAGGCGCCACCCTGGTGTTGCAGGCTGGCAAACGGACCCTGTCGCTGAAGGCCGACGACCTTGAACACTACAAAGGTGAGCGTGGGCGACGTGGCAACAAGCTGCCGAGGGGCTTCCAGCGGGTGGATGCGCTGCTCGTCGAAAACCTCAATTAG